The following are encoded together in the Rhizobium sp. SSA_523 genome:
- a CDS encoding nucleoside/nucleotide kinase family protein, whose product MAGIDNNVRRIAQAAIESLERSGGRRVLVALAGAPGSGKSTLAEKTVDALEAEYGRSSALFPMDGYHLDDTVLRTMGRLAFKGAVDTFDAHGLRHMLLRLKANEDDVIAVPVFDRSIEIARAGGRLIPQSTEIIVCEGNYLLLRQAPWDRLKQIFDVTIFVDVDVEVLRLRLQTRWLDAGLDAQEISRKVEENDLPNGLFIQSNSAEPDLRIDNPG is encoded by the coding sequence ATGGCGGGGATCGACAACAATGTGCGGCGGATTGCGCAGGCGGCGATCGAAAGCCTGGAGAGATCGGGCGGCCGGCGCGTCCTCGTCGCTCTCGCCGGCGCTCCGGGTTCCGGCAAATCGACACTGGCGGAGAAGACCGTTGATGCGCTGGAGGCCGAATACGGGCGCAGCAGCGCCCTCTTTCCGATGGACGGTTACCACCTGGACGACACCGTGCTCCGGACGATGGGCCGGCTTGCCTTCAAAGGTGCCGTGGACACCTTCGACGCTCACGGCTTGCGGCACATGCTCTTGCGGCTGAAGGCGAACGAGGACGATGTCATTGCCGTGCCCGTGTTCGATCGTTCCATCGAGATCGCCCGGGCTGGCGGAAGGCTCATTCCGCAATCGACCGAAATCATCGTTTGCGAAGGCAATTACCTGCTCCTGCGTCAGGCACCATGGGACCGGCTGAAGCAGATTTTCGACGTCACGATCTTCGTGGATGTCGACGTGGAGGTATTGCGGCTTCGCCTGCAGACCCGCTGGCTAGATGCGGGGCTGGATGCGCAGGAGATCTCAAGGAAAGTGGAGGAAAATGATCTGCCGAACGGGCTCTTCATCCAGTCCAACAGTGCGGAGCCAGATCTTCGTATCGACAATCCAGGCTGA
- a CDS encoding substrate-binding domain-containing protein: protein MKRILAATLGISLALLASTASLAAETKLGVVVKIGGIPWFNAMEAGIKEQSAKLGVNGFMVGPTSADPALQVRAIEDLIAQKVNVIGVVPNDAKVLEPVLKKAQAAGIKVITHESPNQAGADWDFELASAKGFGEAHGKLLAEKMGGKGSYGVFVGSLTVPLHNAWADAAIAYIKANHPDMKLIGDRYGVAEDLDKSRSTALDLMSANPDLAGFLAFGSQGPIGAGRAVEERRKDGKVFVIGPFSPGQGAKLIKSGALTGGFMWNPKQAGEVFVTLADRIAKGQEPKAGDTIEGLGAIKPEGNTIVVDQLLKIDKESIDKLVSMGL from the coding sequence ATGAAGAGAATTCTGGCAGCAACGCTCGGCATTTCGCTGGCGCTCTTGGCATCGACCGCATCATTGGCCGCCGAAACCAAACTCGGCGTGGTGGTGAAGATCGGGGGCATTCCGTGGTTCAACGCCATGGAAGCGGGCATCAAGGAACAGAGCGCAAAACTCGGCGTCAACGGCTTCATGGTCGGTCCGACAAGCGCCGATCCGGCCCTGCAGGTTCGCGCCATCGAAGACCTGATCGCACAGAAAGTGAATGTCATCGGCGTGGTGCCGAACGATGCCAAGGTTCTGGAGCCGGTTCTGAAGAAGGCGCAGGCGGCAGGCATCAAGGTCATCACCCATGAATCGCCGAACCAGGCCGGCGCCGACTGGGATTTCGAACTGGCCTCCGCCAAGGGTTTTGGTGAGGCGCATGGCAAGCTTCTGGCGGAAAAAATGGGCGGCAAGGGCTCCTACGGCGTTTTCGTCGGCTCTCTGACCGTGCCGCTCCACAATGCCTGGGCCGATGCGGCGATCGCCTATATCAAGGCCAATCACCCGGACATGAAGCTGATCGGCGACCGCTATGGCGTTGCCGAAGATCTGGATAAGAGCCGGTCGACGGCGCTGGACCTGATGTCCGCCAATCCGGATCTTGCAGGATTCCTCGCCTTCGGATCGCAGGGTCCGATCGGAGCCGGTCGCGCCGTCGAGGAGCGTCGCAAGGACGGCAAGGTCTTCGTCATCGGTCCGTTTTCGCCCGGACAGGGCGCCAAGCTGATCAAGAGCGGCGCTTTGACCGGCGGCTTCATGTGGAATCCCAAGCAGGCGGGCGAGGTCTTCGTCACCCTCGCCGATCGCATCGCAAAAGGACAGGAGCCGAAGGCCGGCGACACGATCGAGGGCCTTGGCGCCATCAAGCCGGAAGGCAATACGATCGTCGTCGACCAGCTCCTGAAGATCGACAAGGAAAGCATCGACAAACTCGTTTCCATGGGCCTCTGA
- a CDS encoding LacI family DNA-binding transcriptional regulator produces MTEKEQKKATIYDLSVQSGASASTVSAVLNGTWRKRRISEDTAKKIMSLAREHKYTANQQARALRSSRSGMAGLLLPVYDTRFFSSMAQTFEAEARKRGLLPVVVSGRRDPEEERRTVESLIAYSIDSLFIAGATDPDGVHRVCVSAGVPHVNIDLPGELACSVISDNRQGAKALTSAIIRHALRAGPLDPDDVFMFGGRNDHASRERILGFHDAKVSLCGGSTGIDTESTGYSPAMTALAFERFYERHGRLPRCFFINSAINFEGLLRFMGKHDGEAFGDIVVGCFDYDPFGSFLPFPVYMIRPNIPEMLEKGFELLDTKEADARIVLVEPQLVAPRTALEGPLDALKDGSD; encoded by the coding sequence ATGACCGAGAAAGAGCAGAAGAAGGCAACGATCTACGATCTTTCGGTTCAATCGGGTGCATCGGCTTCCACCGTCAGTGCCGTCCTCAATGGGACCTGGCGCAAACGTCGGATATCGGAGGATACGGCCAAGAAGATCATGTCTCTCGCAAGGGAGCATAAATATACCGCCAATCAGCAGGCGCGGGCGCTTCGCAGTTCCCGCTCCGGAATGGCGGGTCTGCTTCTGCCGGTCTATGACACGCGGTTCTTCTCCTCCATGGCGCAGACCTTCGAGGCAGAGGCACGCAAGCGCGGCCTCCTGCCGGTCGTCGTTTCGGGACGGCGCGATCCGGAGGAAGAGCGCCGGACGGTGGAGTCGCTCATCGCCTACTCGATCGATTCGCTTTTCATCGCAGGCGCCACGGATCCCGACGGGGTGCACAGGGTCTGCGTTAGCGCCGGCGTGCCGCATGTGAATATCGATCTGCCGGGAGAACTGGCCTGCTCCGTCATTTCCGACAATAGGCAGGGCGCAAAGGCGCTGACCTCCGCAATCATCCGGCATGCCTTAAGGGCCGGTCCGCTCGATCCGGATGATGTCTTCATGTTCGGTGGGCGCAATGACCATGCAAGCCGCGAGCGCATCCTCGGTTTTCACGATGCAAAGGTAAGTCTGTGCGGCGGCTCCACCGGGATCGACACGGAGAGCACCGGCTATTCGCCCGCAATGACCGCGCTGGCCTTCGAGCGCTTCTATGAGCGGCACGGCAGATTGCCGCGCTGCTTCTTCATCAACTCCGCCATCAATTTCGAAGGTCTGCTGCGCTTCATGGGCAAGCATGACGGGGAAGCTTTCGGCGATATCGTGGTCGGCTGCTTCGACTATGATCCCTTCGGCTCTTTCCTGCCCTTTCCCGTCTACATGATCAGGCCGAATATCCCGGAAATGCTCGAAAAAGGCTTCGAGCTTCTGGACACCAAGGAGGCTGATGCGCGCATCGTTCTGGTCGAGCCGCAACTGGTCGCGCCGCGGACGGCGCTGGAGGGGCCGCTCGATGCCTTGAAGGACGGCAGCGATTGA
- a CDS encoding sugar phosphate isomerase/epimerase family protein, with product MKHGIYYSYWEHEWSAKFGPYIEKVAKLGFDVIEVAAHHINDYSDAELADIRQRAIDNNIILTAGIGPSKAKNLSSPDAAVRAAGKTFFEQTLTNVAKLDIRTIGGALHSYWPVDYSQPVDKEGDRQRGVEGIHGIADFARDLGIDLCIEVLNRFENHVLNTAAEGVAFVKDVGKPNVKVMLDTFHMNIEEDSFGDAIRTAGPLLGHFHTGESNRRVPGKGRMPWHEIGAALRDIQYQGAVVMEPFVKTGGTIGSDIRVWRDLSNGASEARMDEDARNSLAFSRFVLGG from the coding sequence ATGAAACACGGCATATATTATTCCTACTGGGAACATGAGTGGAGCGCCAAATTCGGCCCCTATATCGAGAAGGTCGCCAAGCTGGGCTTCGACGTGATCGAAGTGGCTGCGCATCACATCAACGATTATAGCGATGCGGAACTCGCCGACATCCGGCAGCGCGCCATCGACAACAACATCATCCTGACCGCGGGCATCGGCCCCTCCAAGGCGAAGAACCTGTCCTCGCCGGATGCGGCCGTCCGCGCGGCCGGCAAGACCTTTTTTGAACAGACGCTTACCAATGTCGCCAAGCTCGACATTCGCACCATTGGCGGCGCCTTGCATTCCTACTGGCCTGTCGATTATTCGCAGCCCGTCGACAAGGAGGGTGACAGGCAAAGAGGTGTGGAGGGCATTCACGGCATTGCCGATTTCGCCCGGGACCTCGGGATCGATCTCTGCATCGAAGTGCTCAATCGCTTCGAAAACCACGTGCTGAACACGGCGGCGGAGGGTGTCGCCTTCGTCAAGGACGTCGGCAAGCCGAACGTGAAGGTCATGCTCGATACCTTCCATATGAATATCGAGGAAGACAGTTTCGGCGATGCGATCCGCACCGCCGGGCCTCTCCTCGGCCATTTCCATACCGGCGAGAGCAATCGCCGCGTTCCCGGCAAGGGGCGCATGCCCTGGCACGAAATCGGTGCGGCGCTGCGCGATATCCAATACCAAGGCGCGGTGGTGATGGAGCCATTCGTCAAGACCGGCGGCACGATCGGCTCCGACATCCGCGTGTGGCGCGACTTGAGCAATGGCGCAAGCGAAGCCCGGATGGATGAGGATGCGCGCAATTCGCTCGCCTTTTCCCGCTTCGTCCTGGGGGGCTGA
- a CDS encoding mannitol dehydrogenase family protein: MTRFLCQDAAINEGVRRPQFDRQALKPGIVHIGLGAFNRAHQAVFTQRALETAFGPWGIIAVNLRSPEPVEALNAQDGLYSITVRSEAGDQSEIIGATLEGICAATDGPRVLDSLAHPDIRIVTMTVSEKAYGLDPVTGGLDLAHPAVAADLQTPETPSGVLGFIVEGLSRRRQAGLKPFTVLCCDNLPSNGTVIRRLVLDMAQRRDPALAAWVAEHGAFPCSMVDRIVPAATGETRARAVRLLGVEDRLALDTEPFIQWVIEDRFVDGRPQWEAGGAIFADNVEPYEKMKLRLLNGTHTLLAHLGILHGLDYIRETMADPALAAKARAHMEEVVETLDPVPGIDLSAYIDELLARFANPTIDHRTLQISLDTTQKLPQRLLSPAMDALSRGGDAAATAYAVGVWMAAVRRRGDCDDPRRKEVLDAAAAMDDRDPSASFFAIPGLFPPQLIAARQWRDRVNAAVTTFGG; the protein is encoded by the coding sequence ATGACCCGCTTTCTCTGCCAAGACGCCGCCATCAACGAAGGGGTGCGCCGCCCTCAATTCGATCGGCAGGCTCTCAAGCCCGGCATCGTGCATATCGGCCTCGGGGCCTTCAACCGCGCCCATCAGGCGGTGTTCACCCAGCGGGCGCTGGAAACGGCCTTCGGGCCCTGGGGTATCATCGCCGTCAATCTGCGCTCGCCGGAGCCCGTGGAGGCGCTCAATGCGCAGGATGGGCTCTATTCCATAACCGTCCGCAGCGAGGCGGGCGATCAGTCGGAGATCATCGGCGCGACGCTCGAGGGTATCTGCGCAGCAACCGATGGACCGCGGGTTCTTGACAGTCTGGCGCATCCGGACATCCGGATCGTCACCATGACCGTCTCTGAAAAGGCCTATGGTCTCGATCCGGTGACGGGCGGGCTCGACTTGGCCCATCCGGCCGTGGCCGCGGATCTTCAGACGCCGGAGACACCCTCTGGCGTTCTGGGCTTCATCGTCGAGGGGCTGTCGCGCAGACGCCAAGCTGGCCTGAAGCCTTTCACCGTGCTGTGCTGCGACAATCTTCCCTCGAACGGCACCGTCATCCGCAGGCTGGTCCTGGACATGGCGCAGCGGCGCGATCCGGCTCTGGCGGCCTGGGTGGCGGAGCATGGCGCCTTCCCCTGCTCCATGGTGGATCGCATCGTGCCGGCGGCAACCGGGGAGACGCGGGCCAGGGCCGTTCGGCTGCTTGGCGTCGAGGACCGGCTGGCCCTCGATACCGAACCTTTCATCCAGTGGGTGATCGAGGACCGTTTCGTCGACGGGCGGCCGCAATGGGAGGCCGGCGGCGCCATCTTCGCCGACAATGTGGAACCCTATGAGAAGATGAAACTGCGTTTGCTGAATGGCACGCACACGCTTCTTGCGCATCTGGGCATCCTGCACGGACTGGACTATATTCGCGAGACCATGGCCGATCCGGCGCTGGCTGCCAAAGCGAGAGCGCATATGGAAGAGGTAGTCGAGACGCTGGATCCGGTTCCCGGCATCGATCTGTCCGCTTACATTGACGAGCTTCTGGCGCGTTTCGCCAATCCGACGATCGACCATCGCACACTCCAGATCTCCCTCGACACGACGCAAAAGCTGCCGCAACGCCTGCTCTCGCCGGCCATGGATGCCCTCTCGCGAGGCGGCGACGCCGCCGCCACAGCCTATGCGGTCGGCGTGTGGATGGCGGCCGTCCGCCGCCGCGGTGATTGTGACGATCCGCGCCGAAAGGAGGTTCTGGATGCCGCCGCCGCCATGGATGATCGCGATCCCTCGGCAAGCTTCTTTGCCATCCCCGGCCTCTTTCCACCCCAGCTCATCGCAGCGCGCCAATGGCGGGACCGCGTCAACGCCGCCGTCACCACGTTCGGCGGCTAG
- a CDS encoding sugar phosphate isomerase/epimerase, protein MQGFGIHAMMWTSVWDQAGAERAIFGAARYGQDFIEIPLIDLAAVDAEHSRALLEKFKLRATCSLVLPEPAWPSLRPDAAAQHLKAALDIAAAMGAEALTGVTYGGTNERTGFPPTDGEYDNLTRALGAAAVHAKRLGLQFGIEAVNRYENHLVNCAAQAVALVERIGMDNVFVHLDTFHMTMEEKGVANGILAAREHLRYMHLSESDRGVPGYGNVPWDALFATLAAIGFTGGLTLESFAAMPASMAGATATWRPVADNGEEVLDKGLSFLRNKAAQYGFG, encoded by the coding sequence GTGCAGGGTTTCGGCATTCACGCAATGATGTGGACCTCCGTCTGGGATCAGGCGGGCGCAGAGCGGGCGATCTTCGGCGCGGCGCGCTACGGGCAGGATTTCATCGAGATCCCGCTGATCGACCTGGCCGCCGTCGATGCGGAGCACAGCCGTGCCCTGCTGGAGAAGTTCAAGCTGCGCGCTACCTGCTCGCTCGTCCTGCCTGAGCCTGCCTGGCCCTCCCTTCGGCCCGATGCAGCGGCGCAGCACCTGAAGGCGGCACTGGACATAGCTGCGGCGATGGGCGCCGAGGCGTTGACCGGCGTCACCTATGGCGGCACCAATGAGCGAACCGGTTTTCCTCCGACTGACGGAGAATACGACAATCTGACCCGCGCGCTCGGCGCAGCCGCCGTCCATGCAAAGCGTCTGGGATTGCAATTCGGCATAGAGGCGGTGAACCGCTACGAGAACCATCTCGTCAATTGCGCGGCCCAGGCCGTGGCTCTGGTCGAGCGGATCGGCATGGACAATGTCTTCGTGCATCTGGACACGTTTCATATGACCATGGAGGAAAAGGGCGTGGCGAACGGGATCCTCGCCGCCCGCGAGCATCTGCGCTACATGCACCTGTCCGAAAGCGATCGCGGCGTGCCGGGATACGGCAATGTGCCATGGGACGCGCTTTTCGCGACCCTCGCCGCGATTGGCTTTACGGGAGGCCTCACGCTTGAAAGCTTTGCGGCCATGCCTGCGAGCATGGCCGGCGCCACCGCCACCTGGCGGCCTGTGGCCGACAATGGCGAGGAAGTTCTGGACAAAGGCCTCTCCTTCCTGCGCAACAAGGCGGCCCAGTATGGCTTCGGCTGA
- the cydB gene encoding cytochrome d ubiquinol oxidase subunit II: MILHELLSYEFLRVVWWLLLGVLLIGFAVTDGFDMGVGALLPFVGKTDEERRVVINTVGPVWEGNQVWFILGGGAIFAAWPPLYAMSFSGFYLAMFVVLAAFIVRPVAFKYRSKRDDRRWRSAWDWALFVSGAVPALLFGVAVGNVIQGVPFHFTDDLRSIYEGAWYTKFFGLLDPFSLVAGLVSLSMLIMHGAAWLTVKTQGRVQARARSIGSVAALTAVVTYGLAGLWLAFGVQGFQIVGDYVTGGPSNPLHFAVERTPSWLSAYAERPWIAIAPALGVLGGLLTFFGLRAGREVSTLIFSKLAILGVIASVGLTMFPFIMPSSTDPKSSLTVWNSSSSHLTLFIMLVCTLIFMPIILAYTSWVYKVLWGKVTEHDVAEHEHSFY; encoded by the coding sequence ATGATCCTGCATGAACTTCTAAGCTATGAATTCCTGCGTGTCGTCTGGTGGCTGCTGCTGGGCGTTCTTCTGATCGGCTTTGCGGTGACCGACGGTTTCGACATGGGCGTCGGCGCGCTGCTGCCCTTTGTCGGAAAGACGGATGAGGAAAGGCGTGTCGTCATCAACACCGTCGGTCCCGTCTGGGAGGGCAACCAGGTGTGGTTCATCCTCGGCGGCGGCGCCATTTTCGCCGCCTGGCCGCCGCTCTATGCGATGAGCTTTTCCGGCTTCTACCTTGCCATGTTCGTGGTCCTTGCCGCCTTCATCGTCCGGCCCGTCGCCTTCAAATATCGCTCCAAGCGCGATGACAGGCGCTGGCGTTCCGCCTGGGACTGGGCCCTGTTCGTCAGCGGGGCGGTGCCGGCCCTCCTGTTCGGCGTTGCCGTCGGCAATGTCATCCAAGGCGTGCCCTTCCATTTCACCGACGACCTGCGCAGCATTTACGAAGGCGCCTGGTACACCAAGTTCTTCGGTCTGCTCGATCCCTTCTCGCTCGTTGCCGGCCTGGTGTCGCTCAGCATGTTGATCATGCACGGTGCCGCCTGGCTGACGGTCAAGACACAGGGCAGGGTCCAGGCGCGGGCGCGGTCCATCGGTTCCGTGGCTGCACTCACGGCCGTCGTCACCTATGGTTTGGCGGGCCTGTGGCTCGCCTTCGGGGTGCAGGGATTTCAGATCGTCGGAGACTACGTGACGGGCGGTCCTTCCAACCCGCTGCATTTTGCCGTGGAGCGCACGCCGAGCTGGTTGAGCGCCTATGCGGAACGGCCATGGATCGCCATTGCGCCGGCGCTGGGCGTCCTTGGCGGGCTCCTGACCTTTTTCGGCTTGCGGGCCGGACGCGAGGTCTCGACCCTCATCTTCTCGAAACTGGCCATTCTCGGGGTGATCGCCTCGGTCGGCTTGACCATGTTTCCCTTCATCATGCCCTCATCGACGGATCCCAAATCCTCGCTGACGGTGTGGAACAGTTCCTCCTCGCATCTCACACTCTTCATCATGCTGGTCTGCACGCTGATCTTCATGCCGATCATCCTTGCCTATACGAGCTGGGTCTACAAGGTTCTCTGGGGCAAGGTGACGGAGCATGACGTGGCGGAGCACGAGCATTCATTCTACTGA
- the cydX gene encoding cytochrome bd-I oxidase subunit CydX codes for MWYFAWMLGLPLAAVFAVMNAIWLEVRDDEHLHAGNDR; via the coding sequence ATGTGGTATTTCGCCTGGATGCTTGGCCTGCCGCTGGCTGCCGTCTTCGCCGTCATGAACGCCATCTGGCTGGAAGTCAGGGATGATGAGCACCTTCATGCGGGCAATGACCGCTAG
- a CDS encoding ABC transporter permease: MKSLVRKFNSLFGADMGGPLIAFLAVMLIFGLAADNFISAATFGSVAFQLPELGLLTLAMLLPLLTGGINLAVTFTANLSGLAAAWVLQANGGVDAPASAFALACCAALASGAAAGALTGLAIAYTRAHPILITLSMMIFLRGLGEFLTRGGDVSGFPAYMAPIGHGSLLGIPIPLLIFIVCVAAWHVLLTRSKLGFGLLMIGSNMEAAQYSGLNTRRILVLVYTLSGVMCAIAGIIMLARFNSVRVGHGESYLLITVLAAFLGGVNPFGGFGRVLPVFVALIVLQLLSSGLNLMGANQHLATALWGVLMIVVMAARSFVSTNRIFSRKKN; the protein is encoded by the coding sequence ATGAAGAGCTTGGTGCGGAAATTCAACAGCCTGTTCGGCGCCGACATGGGCGGACCGCTGATCGCCTTCCTGGCGGTCATGCTGATCTTCGGGCTTGCGGCGGACAATTTCATCTCGGCCGCCACCTTCGGCTCGGTCGCCTTCCAGCTCCCCGAACTCGGCCTGCTGACTTTGGCAATGCTTCTGCCACTCCTGACCGGCGGCATCAATCTGGCGGTCACGTTCACCGCCAATCTCTCCGGCCTTGCCGCCGCCTGGGTGCTGCAGGCCAATGGCGGTGTCGATGCTCCGGCCAGCGCCTTCGCCCTGGCCTGTTGTGCCGCACTTGCCAGCGGGGCAGCGGCAGGGGCCCTGACCGGTCTCGCCATCGCCTATACCCGCGCCCATCCCATTCTGATTACGCTGTCCATGATGATCTTCCTGCGAGGCCTTGGGGAATTCCTGACGCGCGGCGGCGACGTCTCCGGATTTCCGGCCTATATGGCGCCGATCGGCCATGGCTCGCTTCTCGGCATTCCCATTCCGCTGCTGATTTTCATCGTCTGCGTCGCGGCATGGCACGTCCTGCTGACCCGCAGCAAGCTGGGCTTCGGACTGCTGATGATCGGCTCCAACATGGAGGCCGCGCAGTATTCCGGCCTGAACACACGGCGGATCCTCGTGCTTGTCTATACTCTGTCAGGGGTCATGTGCGCGATTGCCGGCATCATCATGCTGGCCCGGTTCAATTCCGTTCGCGTCGGGCATGGCGAATCCTACCTTCTGATCACCGTGCTCGCCGCCTTCCTTGGCGGGGTCAATCCCTTTGGCGGCTTCGGGCGGGTCCTGCCGGTTTTCGTGGCCTTGATCGTCCTTCAGCTTCTTTCCTCCGGACTGAACCTGATGGGCGCCAACCAGCATCTCGCTACGGCGCTCTGGGGTGTCCTGATGATCGTGGTGATGGCCGCCCGATCCTTCGTCTCGACCAATCGCATCTTCAGCAGAAAGAAGAACTGA
- a CDS encoding sugar ABC transporter ATP-binding protein, which yields MSAQPLLSLKNIKVTFGGVRALKSVAFEVNPGEVHCLAGENGCGKSTLIKVITGVYKPEDGAELIFDGKPIATMTPTLAQSLGIQVIWQDLALFGEMSVAENIGFQLAVNGRYGLIDKRAIDKAAQTALARLGVSLDIHRPLKDLPIAQRQIVAIARALVGEARLVFMDEPTASLTQSEADYLIEIVRNLAASGVAVVFVSHRLAEVLEISDRITVLRDGALVGVYPVQGMTQSRVTELMTGRNFDNAVVAADHDHAPVVLSVRNLTRHGEFEDVSFDLRRGETLGITGLLGAGRTELALTLFGMHRPHAGEIVVEGRKVEFASNRDAIRTGIAYLSEDRLSLGLNQPQSIADNLVMASLDRILSGGLISPGRKAAVISHWIAALGVKIGTPDDPIRTLSGGNQQRVAIAKWLAIGPKILILDAPTVGVDVGARAGIFDIVRKLAAEGLSIILISDEPPEVYFNADRVVHMVEGRFQAVYDPRTIALSELEAAVYA from the coding sequence ATGAGTGCACAACCGCTTCTCTCCCTGAAAAACATCAAGGTCACCTTCGGCGGCGTCCGCGCCCTCAAGAGTGTAGCCTTCGAGGTCAATCCGGGAGAAGTCCATTGCCTGGCCGGTGAAAACGGCTGCGGCAAGAGCACGCTGATCAAGGTCATCACCGGCGTTTACAAGCCGGAAGATGGCGCAGAGCTGATCTTCGACGGCAAGCCCATTGCCACCATGACGCCGACGCTTGCGCAATCGCTCGGCATACAGGTCATCTGGCAGGATCTGGCACTGTTCGGCGAAATGTCGGTGGCGGAAAACATCGGCTTCCAGCTTGCCGTCAACGGCCGCTACGGACTGATCGACAAGCGCGCCATCGATAAGGCGGCGCAGACGGCGCTGGCGCGGCTCGGCGTCAGCCTCGACATTCACAGGCCGCTGAAGGACCTGCCGATCGCCCAGCGCCAGATCGTCGCGATCGCCCGTGCGCTGGTGGGCGAGGCGCGGCTGGTCTTCATGGACGAGCCGACCGCATCCCTCACACAGTCAGAGGCCGACTACCTGATCGAGATCGTCCGCAACCTCGCCGCTTCGGGCGTGGCGGTGGTCTTCGTCTCGCATCGACTGGCGGAAGTGCTGGAAATTTCCGACCGGATCACGGTCCTGCGGGATGGCGCTTTGGTCGGCGTCTATCCGGTGCAGGGCATGACCCAGTCGCGGGTGACGGAACTGATGACCGGGCGCAATTTCGACAATGCCGTCGTTGCCGCCGATCATGATCACGCTCCTGTTGTTCTTTCCGTCCGCAACCTGACGCGGCACGGCGAATTCGAGGATGTATCCTTCGATCTCCGTCGCGGCGAGACGCTTGGCATAACCGGTCTGCTCGGGGCTGGCCGCACGGAACTGGCACTGACCCTGTTCGGTATGCATCGGCCCCATGCCGGCGAAATCGTCGTCGAGGGCCGGAAGGTCGAATTCGCATCGAACCGCGATGCCATCCGCACCGGTATCGCCTACCTGTCCGAAGACCGGCTGTCGCTTGGCCTCAATCAGCCGCAATCCATTGCCGACAATCTGGTCATGGCCTCTCTCGATCGCATTCTATCGGGCGGCCTGATCTCACCCGGCCGGAAAGCCGCGGTAATATCCCACTGGATCGCAGCGCTCGGCGTCAAGATCGGAACGCCGGATGATCCCATCCGCACCTTGTCCGGCGGCAACCAGCAGCGGGTTGCCATTGCCAAATGGCTGGCGATCGGTCCGAAAATCCTCATCCTCGATGCCCCGACGGTGGGCGTCGACGTGGGAGCCCGTGCCGGGATCTTCGACATCGTGCGCAAGCTTGCCGCCGAGGGCCTGTCGATCATCCTCATTTCCGACGAACCGCCGGAAGTCTATTTCAATGCCGATCGCGTCGTCCACATGGTGGAGGGACGCTTCCAGGCCGTCTACGATCCGCGCACCATTGCGCTCAGCGAACTGGAGGCCGCCGTCTATGCTTAG
- a CDS encoding ABC transporter permease, producing MLRLVRDHATEVTLFAVMVLLCIGLSFGTDRFLTISNAFDLLNVSAVNIIFAVGLLVVLISGGIDISFAVAASVVQYVTVLALNALGGGNWAEGFIIAGAVGIGLGLVNALLVYRLQIISIVATISTFNIFFGLLMFFTKGVSIYNLPDWLSNRVVFYEREMADGSWIELTLPVVVMILCCLATWFMISKTTTGRKLYAFGDNPEGARRFGIDIGAMHYISFGWLGLMAGIAGLMQAHYAQEVVPNALYGRELDVLAATVLGGARLGGGKGSVLGCVLGVLLVSITQNGLNLMGVSPFAFKMIVGAIILIAITLSYTRFDRLLPESLKRRAPQKGDRP from the coding sequence ATGCTTAGGCTTGTGCGCGACCATGCAACCGAAGTTACCCTTTTTGCGGTCATGGTGCTTCTCTGTATCGGCCTGTCCTTCGGCACGGATCGGTTTCTGACGATCTCCAATGCTTTCGACCTGTTGAACGTCTCGGCCGTCAACATCATTTTCGCGGTCGGACTTCTGGTCGTGCTGATCTCCGGCGGGATCGACATCTCCTTCGCCGTCGCGGCCTCGGTGGTGCAATATGTGACGGTGCTGGCGCTGAACGCGCTCGGCGGCGGCAACTGGGCGGAGGGTTTCATCATCGCCGGCGCGGTCGGGATCGGACTGGGCCTGGTCAACGCGCTCCTGGTCTATCGTTTGCAGATCATCTCGATCGTCGCCACCATCTCGACCTTCAACATCTTCTTCGGCCTTTTGATGTTCTTCACGAAAGGCGTATCAATCTACAACCTGCCGGACTGGCTCTCCAACCGCGTCGTCTTCTACGAGCGGGAAATGGCCGACGGTTCCTGGATCGAGCTGACCCTACCGGTCGTGGTCATGATCCTCTGCTGCCTGGCCACCTGGTTCATGATCTCGAAAACCACGACGGGACGCAAACTTTACGCCTTTGGCGACAATCCGGAAGGAGCGCGCCGCTTCGGCATCGATATCGGAGCGATGCATTACATCTCCTTCGGCTGGCTTGGCCTGATGGCCGGCATTGCCGGTCTCATGCAGGCCCATTACGCCCAGGAGGTCGTGCCCAATGCGCTGTATGGACGCGAGCTGGATGTGCTGGCGGCGACGGTGCTGGGCGGCGCGCGGCTCGGCGGCGGCAAGGGATCGGTGCTGGGCTGCGTGCTGGGCGTCCTGCTGGTCTCCATCACCCAGAACGGCCTGAACCTGATGGGCGTTTCGCCCTTCGCCTTCAAGATGATTGTCGGGGCCATCATCCTGATCGCCATCACGCTCTCCTACACGCGCTTCGACAGGCTCCTGCCGGAAAGCCTGAAGCGCCGCGCACCGCAGAAAGGCGATCGGCCATGA